In Deinococcus taeanensis, one DNA window encodes the following:
- a CDS encoding DUF705 domain-containing protein, whose protein sequence is MTTRTPLIVYVDVDETLIRNHGRARIPMPAVIRHVRTLYEQGAHLYCWSSGGAAYAQESAREVGLEDVFLAFLPKPMVMIDDQAVQTWRRLLQVHPNTTEGQTVEGYRAGLQRTPEELLIR, encoded by the coding sequence ATGACCACCCGGACGCCCCTCATCGTGTATGTCGATGTGGACGAAACCCTGATTCGAAACCACGGGCGGGCCCGCATCCCCATGCCCGCCGTTATCCGGCACGTGCGGACACTGTACGAGCAGGGCGCTCACCTGTACTGCTGGTCGTCCGGCGGGGCTGCCTACGCTCAGGAGAGTGCGCGGGAGGTTGGCCTGGAAGACGTGTTCCTGGCGTTCCTGCCCAAACCCATGGTGATGATTGACGACCAGGCCGTCCAGACCTGGCGCCGGCTGCTTCAGGTGCACCCGAACACCACGGAGGGTCAGACGGTCGAGGGCTACCGGGCCGGGCTGCAGCGAACCCCTGAAGAGCTCCTGATCCGCTGA
- a CDS encoding 3' terminal RNA ribose 2'-O-methyltransferase Hen1, with amino-acid sequence MLLTILTTHAPATDLGYLLHKNPARPSRFDLPVGQGHVFYPEATPERCTVALLVEVDSVVLSRGRAGASGLPLEPYVNDRPYAASSFLSSAMREGFGTAMTGRSKERPELAAQTLPFEVHLPALPSRGDVSLAERMFRPLGYQVTAGTTLLDESFPEWGQSPYLDLKLEGTVRLQDLLAHLYVLIPVLDDTQHYYVDEAEIDKLLRYGAGWLDAHPERDLITRRFLKHRRALQRAAQAHFTDDDGPGSERPATPTLNEQRLEALKAALVASGAVTVLDLGCGEGNLLAKLLPERQFTRLLGLDVSPRVLARARDNLRLNELPESYRNRLTLTQGSLTYRDTRLQGFEAAALVEVIEHLDEGRLWTLERVVFGDARPSTVVVKTPTEEFNARWASLPAGDTRHADHRFEWTRAQFQPWAERVADEFGYAVTFQDVGEVDAHLGPPTQMAVFRLEAL; translated from the coding sequence ATGCTGCTGACCATCCTCACCACCCACGCCCCCGCCACCGACCTCGGCTACCTCCTGCACAAGAACCCAGCCCGCCCCTCCCGCTTCGATCTGCCTGTGGGCCAGGGGCACGTGTTCTACCCGGAGGCGACACCAGAGCGCTGTACCGTCGCCCTGCTCGTCGAAGTGGACTCGGTGGTGTTGTCACGCGGCCGCGCTGGCGCCAGCGGATTACCGCTGGAGCCGTACGTCAACGACCGTCCTTACGCCGCGTCGAGCTTCCTGAGCAGCGCCATGCGCGAAGGTTTCGGCACAGCCATGACCGGCCGCAGCAAAGAACGCCCCGAACTGGCCGCGCAGACCCTGCCTTTCGAAGTCCACCTGCCCGCCCTCCCGTCTCGCGGCGACGTCAGTCTGGCTGAGCGCATGTTCCGGCCACTCGGTTACCAGGTCACAGCGGGCACGACCCTGCTGGACGAGTCCTTCCCGGAATGGGGCCAGAGCCCTTATCTCGACTTGAAGCTCGAAGGCACCGTCCGCCTCCAGGACCTGCTGGCACATCTCTACGTCCTCATTCCAGTCCTGGACGACACCCAGCACTACTACGTCGACGAGGCAGAAATCGACAAGCTCCTGCGCTACGGGGCCGGCTGGCTGGACGCCCACCCGGAGCGTGACCTGATCACCCGCCGGTTCCTGAAGCACCGCCGCGCCCTGCAACGGGCCGCGCAGGCGCACTTTACCGATGACGATGGACCCGGGTCCGAGCGTCCGGCCACGCCTACCTTGAACGAACAGCGCCTCGAGGCGCTCAAAGCCGCCCTGGTGGCCAGCGGGGCCGTCACGGTCCTCGATCTGGGCTGCGGGGAGGGCAATCTTCTTGCCAAACTCCTGCCCGAACGGCAGTTCACACGGCTCCTGGGGCTGGACGTCAGTCCGCGGGTCCTCGCCCGGGCCCGCGACAACCTGCGGTTAAACGAGTTGCCGGAGTCCTACCGCAACCGCCTGACGCTCACCCAGGGCTCCCTCACGTACCGGGACACCCGGTTGCAGGGGTTCGAGGCTGCGGCGCTGGTGGAAGTGATTGAACACCTCGACGAGGGCCGGCTCTGGACGCTGGAACGGGTGGTGTTCGGCGACGCGCGCCCGAGCACGGTCGTGGTCAAGACCCCGACCGAGGAGTTCAACGCCCGTTGGGCCAGCTTGCCGGCGGGCGACACCCGCCACGCCGACCACCGTTTCGAATGGACCCGCGCTCAGTTCCAGCCCTGGGCGGAGCGCGTGGCGGACGAGTTCGGTTACGCCGTGACCTTTCAGGACGTCGGCGAAGTCGATGCGCATCTGGGGCCGCCCACGCAGATGGCCGTGTTCCGCCTGGAGGCCCTATGA
- a CDS encoding nucleotidyltransferase domain-containing protein has product MNTDLSPLPTGTQVVTRIALHAPSGEVSRPAGAVGRVVSAPADLNHAYRVSFPDGVQSAFLRRDLDIQRHHSNPDQPPAPDWTQWVQYRCVVGSRAFGLDTEGSDTDRRGFYLPPADRHWSLWGVPEQLENDETQETYWELQKFVTLALKANPNVLECLYTPLVETAGPVAQDLLGMRDAFLSTLVYQTYNGYVLSQFKRMQADLRNRGEVRWKHVMHLIRLLLSGVAVLEQGEVMVHVGEHKAGLLAIKRGEVPWAEIDAWRLDLHARFDRALPRSTLPERPDYARVNAFLLRARRSMLEVES; this is encoded by the coding sequence ATGAACACCGATCTCAGTCCCCTGCCGACCGGCACCCAGGTGGTCACGCGAATCGCCCTGCACGCCCCGAGCGGCGAAGTGAGTCGCCCGGCGGGCGCCGTCGGACGTGTGGTCAGCGCCCCGGCCGACCTGAACCACGCCTACCGGGTCAGCTTTCCTGATGGGGTGCAGTCGGCGTTCCTCCGCCGGGACCTCGACATCCAGCGGCATCACAGCAACCCGGACCAGCCACCGGCGCCGGACTGGACGCAGTGGGTGCAGTACCGCTGCGTCGTCGGCTCCCGTGCGTTCGGCCTGGACACCGAGGGCAGCGACACGGACCGGCGCGGCTTCTACCTGCCGCCGGCCGACCGGCACTGGAGTCTGTGGGGCGTGCCGGAGCAGCTGGAGAACGACGAGACGCAGGAAACCTACTGGGAACTGCAGAAATTCGTGACGCTCGCCCTGAAAGCCAACCCGAACGTCCTCGAGTGCCTCTACACCCCCCTGGTGGAGACCGCTGGCCCGGTCGCCCAGGACCTGCTGGGCATGCGCGACGCCTTCCTCTCCACGCTGGTGTACCAGACGTACAACGGGTACGTCCTCTCGCAGTTCAAGCGGATGCAGGCCGACCTGCGCAACCGCGGCGAAGTCCGCTGGAAGCACGTTATGCACCTGATCCGCCTGCTGCTGTCCGGCGTGGCCGTGCTGGAGCAGGGTGAGGTCATGGTGCATGTCGGTGAGCACAAAGCTGGCCTTCTGGCCATCAAGCGTGGCGAGGTGCCCTGGGCCGAGATCGACGCCTGGCGGCTGGACCTGCACGCCCGCTTTGACCGGGCCCTGCCGCGAAGCACGCTGCCTGAACGCCCGGACTACGCGCGCGTCAATGCGTTCCTGCTCCGCGCGCGGCGCAGCATGCTGGAGGTGGAATCGTGA
- a CDS encoding nucleotidyltransferase domain-containing protein — protein sequence MNFPGALTAAVQDHPYPLLFATISGAHLYGFPSPDSDWDLRGVHLLPAREVLGLMGGQETVQLMNDPRLEHLQMAPYSTEIELDLVTHDASKFFRLMLKRNGYVLEQLHSPLVVHTSPAHAELRTLAARCVTRHHAHHYLGFSANQWRLFAGESPPRVKPLLYTFRTLLTGLHLMKTGEIQANLGVLNEEARLPYLDELMAQKRSGAEKEPFRGDAAFFEQEFQRLTRQLEEARDASHLPGEVGGETTRALSNLLVTLRLKDLT from the coding sequence GTGAATTTCCCCGGCGCCCTCACCGCAGCTGTCCAGGACCACCCTTACCCGCTGCTGTTCGCCACCATCAGTGGCGCTCACCTGTACGGCTTCCCTAGCCCGGACAGCGACTGGGATCTGCGCGGCGTGCATCTCCTGCCCGCGCGCGAAGTGCTGGGACTGATGGGCGGGCAGGAGACCGTCCAGCTGATGAACGACCCGCGTCTGGAGCACCTGCAGATGGCTCCCTACAGCACTGAGATCGAGCTTGACCTCGTCACTCACGACGCCTCTAAGTTCTTCCGCCTGATGCTCAAACGCAACGGCTACGTCCTCGAGCAGTTGCACTCTCCTCTGGTCGTGCACACCAGCCCAGCGCACGCGGAGCTCCGGACGCTCGCGGCCCGCTGCGTGACCCGGCATCACGCCCACCACTACCTGGGATTCAGTGCCAACCAGTGGCGACTGTTCGCCGGGGAAAGCCCCCCACGGGTCAAGCCGCTGCTATACACCTTCCGCACGCTGCTCACCGGACTGCACCTGATGAAGACAGGCGAAATCCAGGCGAACCTCGGCGTTCTGAACGAAGAGGCCAGGTTGCCGTACCTCGACGAACTGATGGCCCAGAAACGCAGCGGTGCGGAGAAGGAGCCTTTCAGAGGGGACGCGGCCTTCTTCGAGCAGGAATTTCAGCGGCTCACCCGGCAGCTCGAGGAGGCGCGGGACGCCAGCCACCTGCCGGGTGAAGTTGGGGGTGAAACCACCCGCGCGCTGAGTAACCTGCTGGTGACCCTCCGGCTGAAGGATTTGACGTAG
- a CDS encoding Gfo/Idh/MocA family protein has product MTRPVRVGVIGLGAIGQSLLKALTADPDVQVAAVCDVQGALAEATAQPLAASAWSDHRRMLAGVDLDLVYVAVPPRYHHAVALDVIAAGRHILCEKPLALTLNEAQDLHRAAQAAGVVHALNLPLHRDPGIETFRRLAQEEHLGTLRRGELTLVFPQWPRAWQHNPWIGGREQGGPIREVGPHLLHVILATLGPVGRVWAHTEYPAGDPAACETAAFGTLELAGGPLVTVSCLTNLPRPEQVSFTLYGSAGTAGLVNWAQPVAAAGEAPLEPVSVDAPRVPAGTRLVQALVRRVRGEPADLVDFSMGVRIQALLDAWERSSDAGTWVDVTPT; this is encoded by the coding sequence ATGACCCGGCCCGTCCGGGTCGGTGTGATTGGCCTCGGGGCGATCGGCCAGAGTCTTCTGAAGGCGTTGACCGCCGATCCTGACGTGCAGGTCGCCGCCGTCTGCGACGTGCAGGGCGCCCTGGCGGAAGCCACCGCCCAGCCGCTCGCCGCCTCCGCCTGGAGCGACCACCGCCGCATGCTCGCCGGGGTGGACCTGGACCTCGTGTATGTGGCGGTGCCGCCTCGGTACCATCACGCTGTCGCGCTGGATGTCATCGCGGCCGGGCGCCACATTCTGTGCGAGAAACCGCTCGCCCTCACGCTCAACGAAGCGCAGGACCTGCACCGCGCCGCGCAGGCCGCGGGCGTCGTTCACGCCCTGAACCTGCCTCTGCACCGCGATCCGGGCATCGAGACCTTCCGGCGGCTCGCGCAGGAGGAGCACCTGGGCACCCTTCGCCGCGGCGAGCTGACCCTGGTGTTTCCGCAGTGGCCGCGGGCGTGGCAGCACAACCCGTGGATCGGTGGGCGCGAACAGGGCGGCCCGATCCGCGAGGTTGGACCGCACCTGCTGCACGTCATTCTGGCCACGCTGGGACCGGTGGGGCGGGTGTGGGCACACACCGAGTACCCCGCAGGTGACCCCGCCGCGTGTGAAACCGCGGCGTTCGGTACGCTTGAACTGGCAGGTGGCCCTCTGGTGACGGTGTCGTGCCTGACGAACCTGCCGCGCCCCGAGCAGGTGAGCTTCACCCTGTACGGCTCGGCCGGCACTGCCGGGCTGGTGAACTGGGCGCAGCCGGTCGCGGCGGCCGGTGAGGCGCCACTCGAACCCGTTTCAGTGGACGCTCCGCGCGTGCCCGCCGGGACCCGCCTGGTGCAGGCACTGGTGCGCCGCGTCCGTGGGGAACCAGCTGACCTGGTGGACTTCAGCATGGGCGTCCGCATTCAGGCCCTTCTGGACGCCTGGGAACGCTCCTCTGACGCAGGCACCTGGGTCGACGTGACGCCCACGTGA
- a CDS encoding gamma-glutamyl-gamma-aminobutyrate hydrolase family protein, with amino-acid sequence MSARPLIGLSTSQFTDALARGVNGAPRRYAEAVELAGGIPVLLPNLTDVAEDYAGRVDAVLLTGGVDVHPRHYGQTPKRGLGEVDEERDAFELALYQAARTLGKPVLGICRGMQLINVLEGGTLHQHLPDVPDAWVDHAQVARAPGLGHEVHFVRGSFLERAHGAAAFLNSYHHQAVDVVAPTLRATATAADGIVEGVEGEGLIGVQWHPEMLFTRHPHALGTFTAFMDLLRVLS; translated from the coding sequence ATGAGCGCCCGTCCCCTGATCGGCCTGAGCACCTCCCAATTCACCGATGCGCTGGCAAGAGGCGTAAACGGGGCGCCCCGCCGCTACGCCGAAGCGGTGGAACTTGCAGGCGGCATCCCGGTGCTGCTCCCCAACCTGACAGACGTCGCGGAGGACTACGCAGGGCGCGTGGACGCAGTGCTGCTGACCGGCGGCGTTGATGTTCATCCGCGGCACTATGGGCAGACGCCGAAGCGGGGACTGGGAGAGGTGGACGAGGAACGCGACGCGTTCGAGCTGGCGCTGTACCAGGCGGCACGCACCCTGGGTAAGCCCGTGCTGGGCATCTGCCGCGGCATGCAGCTGATAAACGTGCTCGAAGGCGGCACCCTGCACCAGCACCTGCCGGACGTCCCGGACGCCTGGGTGGATCACGCGCAGGTCGCGCGGGCACCCGGCCTGGGGCACGAAGTCCATTTCGTGCGTGGTTCGTTTCTGGAGCGCGCGCACGGCGCTGCCGCGTTCCTGAACTCCTACCATCATCAGGCGGTGGACGTCGTGGCGCCCACCCTGCGGGCAACGGCCACAGCTGCCGACGGGATTGTCGAAGGCGTCGAAGGTGAGGGTCTGATCGGCGTGCAGTGGCATCCGGAGATGCTGTTCACGCGGCATCCGCACGCCCTGGGAACCTTCACGGCCTTCATGGACCTGCTGCGGGTGTTGAGCTGA
- a CDS encoding ATP-binding protein produces MTLLERAAPLDQLLAWSGEAAAGKGRLVLLAGEAGVGKTVFLRSFVSRLARPGPVLQGACDPLSTPRPLGPLLDIAPLLGVTFEHLLLEPGQREQAFRAFLAYLTNDRRAPVVIFEDVHWADDATLDLLRFLGRRLDQSRTLLIASYRDDEVGPTHPLRAVVGDLATTPAVRRLTLSALSESAVRDLAEVHHIDPAALYQTTEGNPFYITEVIASGLGTVPPTIRDAVLARAARLSPPARRTLEAAAVIGTRIEPWLLEELLPFSADAADECLSLGVLQTRGDRFTFRHELARQAILESTAPSWRLRFHQQALHVLVTRRPDDVARLADHAEAANDVPLACHYARLAGREAAALKAHREARAQFARALRHAAALSPEDRAQLLEDYAEQCFITDDLAEALQARSSALRLWQQTGHRDREGETHAHLARLLVGMGRNAEAEQSSANALSILTEGPPGPRLAFAYSCQAHLRMLNRDNLQAIRWGQQAVTLAEQHQDQAMLVLALNTVGTAMLLTNNEQGRTLLERSLTLAREAQLDDHVALAYRMLSSVAGELYQFTRADQYFSEGLRYCAEHDIDGHRFYMLAWQALSHLHQGRWREAAELALTVTARPGTAATSRIMALVALGRVRTRRGDPEVWPALDEALAMATQTGTLQRLAPVRAARAEAAWLSADPDRTFEEAHAAYPLASRHHHPWFMGELAYWQWKAGHAVAAHDLAEPYALQMAGRWQDAAQLWTQLNCPYEAARAFAEGHTEAALKQALGLFESLGARPAATHVTQQLRQLGVKGPFRAPREAAGPDPARVTPREMQVLRLLHQGLRDAEIARELGMSTKTAGHHVSSLLSKLAVRNRMEAVREGDRLGLITHGEPDHSP; encoded by the coding sequence ATGACTCTGCTGGAACGGGCCGCTCCCCTGGATCAGCTGCTGGCGTGGTCGGGTGAGGCCGCGGCGGGCAAAGGCCGCCTCGTTCTTCTGGCCGGCGAGGCTGGCGTGGGGAAAACCGTATTTCTGCGGTCCTTCGTGAGTCGGCTGGCCCGGCCGGGCCCGGTGCTTCAGGGGGCGTGCGACCCGCTTTCCACACCAAGGCCCCTCGGGCCGCTGCTGGACATCGCCCCCCTCCTGGGGGTCACCTTCGAGCACCTGCTGCTTGAACCCGGTCAGCGTGAACAGGCCTTCCGCGCTTTTCTCGCCTACCTGACGAACGACCGCAGGGCGCCGGTCGTGATCTTCGAGGACGTTCACTGGGCGGATGACGCGACGCTTGACCTCCTGCGGTTTCTGGGACGGCGCCTTGACCAGAGCCGGACCCTGCTGATCGCTTCCTACCGGGACGACGAGGTCGGCCCCACGCATCCTCTGCGGGCCGTGGTGGGGGATCTCGCGACGACGCCGGCCGTCCGGCGGCTGACGCTGTCTGCGCTGTCCGAGAGCGCCGTTCGGGACCTCGCCGAGGTTCATCATATCGACCCCGCCGCGCTATACCAGACCACCGAAGGGAATCCCTTCTACATCACGGAGGTGATCGCCAGCGGACTGGGAACGGTGCCGCCCACCATTCGTGACGCTGTGCTGGCACGCGCCGCCCGCCTGTCCCCGCCGGCCCGCAGGACGCTGGAAGCTGCGGCTGTCATCGGAACCCGCATCGAGCCCTGGCTTCTGGAGGAGCTGCTGCCATTCAGTGCGGACGCGGCCGACGAGTGCCTGAGCCTCGGGGTTCTGCAGACCCGGGGTGACCGGTTCACCTTCCGCCATGAGCTGGCGCGCCAGGCCATCCTGGAGAGCACGGCGCCGTCCTGGCGACTGAGGTTTCACCAGCAGGCGCTGCACGTGCTTGTGACCAGGCGACCTGACGACGTCGCGAGACTCGCGGATCATGCGGAGGCCGCCAACGATGTCCCTTTGGCCTGCCACTACGCGCGGCTGGCCGGCCGGGAAGCAGCCGCGCTCAAAGCTCACCGTGAGGCGCGCGCCCAGTTCGCACGGGCGCTTCGCCACGCCGCGGCGCTGTCACCCGAAGACCGCGCCCAGCTGCTGGAAGACTACGCCGAGCAGTGCTTCATCACCGACGATCTCGCTGAAGCCCTTCAGGCGCGTTCCTCGGCGCTGCGCCTCTGGCAGCAGACCGGCCACCGCGACCGGGAGGGCGAAACCCACGCCCACCTCGCCCGTCTGCTGGTCGGCATGGGCCGCAACGCCGAGGCGGAGCAGTCCAGCGCCAACGCCCTGTCGATCCTGACCGAAGGCCCCCCTGGACCACGGCTGGCCTTTGCCTACAGCTGCCAGGCGCACCTGCGCATGCTGAACCGCGACAACCTTCAGGCGATCCGCTGGGGCCAGCAGGCCGTCACGCTGGCCGAGCAGCACCAGGACCAGGCCATGCTGGTGCTCGCCTTGAACACCGTGGGCACCGCGATGCTCCTCACGAACAATGAGCAGGGACGGACGCTGCTGGAACGCAGCCTCACGCTGGCCCGGGAAGCTCAACTGGACGATCACGTGGCCCTCGCGTACCGGATGCTGAGCTCCGTCGCCGGCGAGCTGTACCAGTTCACCCGGGCCGATCAGTATTTCTCGGAGGGCCTCCGGTACTGCGCTGAGCACGACATTGACGGCCACCGCTTCTACATGCTCGCCTGGCAGGCCCTGTCTCACCTTCACCAGGGCCGCTGGCGCGAGGCGGCGGAGCTGGCGCTGACGGTCACCGCGCGCCCAGGAACCGCCGCGACAAGCCGGATCATGGCGCTCGTGGCCCTGGGGCGTGTCAGGACCCGGCGAGGGGATCCTGAAGTCTGGCCCGCTCTGGATGAGGCGCTGGCCATGGCCACCCAGACCGGCACACTTCAGCGCCTGGCCCCTGTGCGGGCAGCGCGCGCAGAAGCGGCGTGGCTGAGCGCAGACCCTGACCGGACGTTCGAGGAAGCCCACGCCGCATACCCGCTGGCCTCCCGGCACCATCACCCGTGGTTTATGGGGGAGCTGGCGTACTGGCAGTGGAAGGCCGGGCACGCCGTCGCCGCCCACGACCTGGCCGAGCCTTACGCCCTGCAGATGGCCGGCCGGTGGCAGGACGCCGCGCAGCTGTGGACGCAGCTGAACTGCCCGTATGAAGCGGCCAGAGCGTTCGCCGAAGGCCACACCGAAGCCGCGCTGAAACAGGCGCTGGGTCTGTTTGAGTCGCTCGGCGCACGTCCGGCCGCCACGCACGTGACCCAGCAGCTCCGGCAACTGGGGGTGAAAGGCCCTTTCAGGGCGCCACGGGAGGCCGCAGGCCCTGATCCTGCCCGCGTGACCCCCCGCGAGATGCAGGTGTTGCGCCTGCTGCACCAAGGCCTGCGTGACGCCGAAATTGCACGGGAGCTTGGGATGTCGACGAAAACAGCCGGTCATCACGTCTCGTCACTGCTCTCCAAATTGGCCGTGCGCAACCGGATGGAAGCGGTCCGTGAAGGAGATCGGCTGGGTCTGATCACGCATGGGGAACCGGACCACTCCCCATAG
- a CDS encoding DUF4242 domain-containing protein yields the protein MPRYMVERTFPDGLEIPMNAEGAAACLGVVDRNADLGVTWVHSYVSEDKRKTFCIYDGPAPESIRQAAERNGLPVDQIHRVAVLDPYFYR from the coding sequence ATGCCGCGTTACATGGTCGAACGGACCTTCCCGGATGGACTTGAGATTCCGATGAACGCTGAAGGGGCCGCAGCGTGTCTCGGTGTCGTCGACCGGAATGCCGACCTGGGCGTCACCTGGGTGCACTCGTATGTCAGCGAGGACAAGCGCAAGACCTTCTGCATCTACGACGGCCCAGCCCCGGAGTCGATCCGGCAGGCGGCCGAACGAAACGGGCTGCCCGTCGATCAGATTCACCGGGTGGCGGTGCTCGACCCTTACTTCTACAGGTAA
- a CDS encoding ABC transporter substrate-binding protein, whose translation MKKALLLSVLTLSSLAAAEIRVGVIVSSTGPAASLGIPEKNTVALLPQTIAGQKIVYTVLDDGSDTTAAVTNARKLIQDSKVDLIIGTTTTPASLAMIDVVAEARVPMISLAAAESIIKPVDAKRSWVFKTPQTDALMAAAIVDHMVQNKIRTVGYIGFNDAYGEGWANELKKNAAARGIKVIAEERYGRSDTSVTGQVLKLAAARPDAILIGAAGVPAVLPQKALKDRGYAGRIYQTHGVANADFLRVGGKDVEGAILPAGPVLVADQLPATNPTRRVGLAYMNQYEARYGKDSVSTFGAHMWDAGLLMQKAIPAALKKAKPGTAAFREALRDALEGTRNVIGTHGIFNLTASDHLGLDARSRVMVQVVDGTWKLLPSR comes from the coding sequence ATGAAAAAGGCACTGCTCCTGAGCGTCCTGACCCTGTCATCCCTCGCCGCTGCTGAAATCAGGGTCGGCGTGATCGTTTCCTCCACCGGCCCTGCCGCCAGCCTCGGCATTCCCGAAAAGAACACAGTGGCGTTGCTGCCCCAGACCATCGCCGGGCAGAAGATCGTCTACACGGTCCTGGACGACGGTTCAGACACGACCGCTGCCGTCACCAACGCCCGCAAGTTGATTCAGGACAGCAAGGTGGACCTGATCATCGGAACCACCACCACCCCCGCCTCTCTGGCCATGATTGACGTGGTGGCCGAGGCCAGGGTGCCCATGATCAGCCTCGCGGCCGCTGAAAGCATCATCAAACCGGTCGACGCCAAACGCAGCTGGGTCTTCAAGACCCCGCAGACGGACGCCCTGATGGCAGCCGCAATCGTGGATCACATGGTGCAGAACAAAATCCGCACGGTGGGGTACATCGGCTTCAACGACGCCTACGGCGAAGGCTGGGCCAACGAGCTGAAGAAGAATGCCGCGGCGCGTGGCATCAAGGTCATCGCCGAGGAGCGGTATGGCCGCAGTGACACGAGCGTCACCGGCCAGGTGCTCAAACTCGCGGCCGCCCGGCCCGACGCCATCCTGATCGGCGCGGCCGGGGTGCCGGCCGTCCTGCCGCAGAAGGCCCTGAAAGACCGCGGCTACGCCGGCAGGATCTACCAGACGCACGGGGTGGCCAACGCTGACTTTCTGAGGGTGGGCGGCAAGGACGTCGAAGGGGCCATCCTTCCGGCCGGACCGGTCCTGGTGGCCGATCAGCTGCCTGCCACCAATCCCACCCGGAGGGTTGGCCTCGCCTACATGAACCAGTACGAGGCCAGGTACGGCAAGGACAGCGTCAGCACCTTCGGTGCGCACATGTGGGATGCGGGCCTCCTGATGCAAAAAGCGATTCCCGCGGCCCTGAAGAAAGCCAAACCCGGCACGGCCGCCTTCCGCGAGGCGCTGCGTGACGCCCTTGAGGGCACCCGGAACGTCATCGGAACGCACGGCATTTTCAATCTCACGGCTTCCGACCACCTGGGTCTGGACGCCCGCAGCCGCGTCATGGTGCAGGTCGTTGACGGCACCTGGAAACTGCTTCCCAGCCGCTGA
- a CDS encoding branched-chain amino acid ABC transporter permease has product MQIFDPSIFPILAADGLTNGAVYALLSLALVLVFAVTRIIFIPMGEFVVFGTLTLASFQLGKVPGTLGLLLILLALAAVMEAVSQLQRRQARRAALTVAGAVVLGTALWGLASWIVPLKPPLPVQVLLTLALVGPLGPLLYRTVYQPLLNATVLVLLIASVALHLVLTGLALVFFGPEGSRTPPFAQGNLVLGQVTLSWQSLLVILVSALLMLGLFFFFERTMPGKALRATAVNRLGARLVGISPASAGTLTFTLAALIGALGGMLIGPSVAMTYDSGFLIGLKGFVGAIIGGLVSYPLAAAGALLVGLIESFASFSLSGWKEVIVFTLILPVLLWRSLMTRHTPEDEE; this is encoded by the coding sequence ATGCAAATTTTCGACCCGAGTATCTTTCCCATTCTGGCGGCGGACGGACTGACCAACGGCGCCGTCTACGCGCTGCTGTCGCTGGCTCTGGTCCTGGTGTTCGCCGTGACCCGCATCATCTTCATTCCCATGGGAGAGTTCGTCGTTTTCGGAACCCTGACGCTGGCTTCGTTCCAGCTGGGCAAGGTGCCAGGCACGCTTGGTCTGCTGCTGATCCTGCTGGCCCTTGCAGCAGTGATGGAAGCGGTCAGTCAGCTTCAGCGGCGGCAGGCACGCCGGGCGGCGCTGACGGTGGCCGGCGCGGTGGTCCTGGGGACCGCGCTGTGGGGCCTGGCCAGCTGGATCGTGCCGCTGAAACCGCCTCTGCCCGTGCAGGTGCTGCTCACCTTGGCGCTGGTCGGGCCGCTGGGGCCGCTGCTGTACCGGACGGTGTACCAGCCGCTGCTCAACGCCACCGTGCTGGTGCTGCTGATCGCCTCGGTGGCGCTGCACCTCGTTCTGACTGGTCTGGCGCTGGTGTTCTTCGGACCGGAAGGGTCACGCACGCCGCCGTTCGCGCAGGGCAACCTGGTGCTCGGGCAGGTCACGCTCAGCTGGCAAAGCCTCCTGGTGATCCTGGTCTCGGCCCTGCTGATGCTGGGGCTGTTTTTCTTTTTCGAGCGGACCATGCCGGGCAAGGCGCTGCGGGCCACGGCCGTCAACCGTCTGGGCGCGCGGCTGGTGGGCATCAGCCCGGCGTCGGCCGGCACGCTGACCTTCACGCTGGCAGCGTTGATCGGCGCGCTGGGCGGCATGCTGATCGGACCGTCGGTCGCCATGACCTATGACAGCGGCTTCCTGATCGGGCTCAAGGGTTTCGTCGGGGCCATCATCGGCGGGCTGGTGAGTTATCCCCTCGCGGCGGCCGGCGCCCTGCTGGTGGGATTGATCGAAAGTTTCGCCTCCTTCAGTCTGTCGGGCTGGAAGGAAGTGATCGTGTTTACGCTGATTCTGCCGGTGCTGCTCTGGCGCTCGCTGATGACCCGCCACACCCCCGAGGACGAGGAATGA